The following are encoded in a window of Ricinus communis isolate WT05 ecotype wild-type chromosome 4, ASM1957865v1, whole genome shotgun sequence genomic DNA:
- the LOC8258329 gene encoding gibberellin 20 oxidase 1 — protein MAIECIKAVPSSVHQKEERSKEEQKSLVFDAKFLRYQSNIPQQFVWPDDEKPIVNAPELAVPLIDLGGFLSGDPVSATEASKLVGEACQKHGFFLVVNHGVDQKLIADAHRYMDNFFELPLSDKQKAQRKVGEHCGYASSFTGRFSTKLPWKETLSFRYSAQQNSPKLVQDYFHNTMGESFLEFGKVYQQYCEAMSTLSLGIMELLGMSLGVSKAHFREFFEENDSIMRLNYYPPCQKPDLTLGTGPHCDPTSLTILHQDQVGGLQVYVDNEWRSISPNFQAFVVNIGDTFMALSNGKYKSCLHRAVVNSETTRKSLAFFLCPKSDKMITPPTKLVDNSNPRIYPDFTWSMLLEFTQKHYRADMKTLEMFSNWVQQRK, from the exons ATGGCAATAGAGTGCATCAAAGCCGTGCCATCGTCAGTCCATCAAAAGGAAGAACGTAGCAAAGAAGAGCAGAAATCATTAGTTTTTGATGCCAAATTTTTAAGATACCAATCAAACATTCCCCAACAATTTGTATGGCCGGATGATGAAAAGCCAATCGTCAATGCACCAGAACTGGCTGTTCCGCTAATCGACTTAGGTGGGTTCTTGTCTGGTGACCCTGTTTCTGCAACGGAAGCTTCAAAGCTAGTTGGCGAGGCATGTCAAAAGCACGGTTTCTTCCTTGTTGTTAACCACGGTGTTGATCAAAAGCTCATAGCTGATGCGCACCGTTACATGGACAACTTCTTTGAATTGCCACTCTCCGATAAGCAGAAAGCTCAGAGGAAAGTTGGTGAGCACTGTGGTTATGCTAGTAGCTTTACTGGCAGGTTCTCCACTAAACTTCCTTGGAAAGAAACACTTTCTTTTCGCTATTCTGCCCAGCAGAACTCACCAAAACTTGTGCAAGACTATTTTCATAACACAATGGGTGAATCTTTTTTGGAATTCGG GAAGGTCTACCAGCAGTACTGCGAGGCTATGAGCACTCTTTCATTAGGAATCATGGAACTTTTGGGAATGAGCTTGGGAGTAAGCAAAGCCCACTTCAGGGAATTTTTTGAAGAAAACGATTCAATAATGAGGCTGAACTATTATCCACCGTGTCAAAAACCTGACCTTACTTTAGGAACTGGACCTCATTGCGATCCCACATCATTAACCATCCTTCACCAAGATCAAGTTGGTGGTCTTCAAGTGTATGTAGACAATGAATGGCGTTCAATCAGCCCCAATTTTCAAGCCTTCGTCGTCAACATTGGAGATACTTTCATG GCACTTTCAAATGGCAAATATAAGAGTTGCTTGCATAGAGCAGTAGTGAACAGCGAGACAACAAGAAAATCATTGGCTTTCTTTCTATGTCCAAAGAGTGACAAGATGATAACACCACCAACGAAGCTAGTGGACAATTCGAACCCAAGAATATATCCAGATTTTACATGGTCAATGCTTCTTGAATTTACACAGAAGCATTACAGAGCAGACATGAAGACTCTTGAGATGTTTTCAAATTGGGTTCAACAGAGAAAGTAG
- the LOC8258327 gene encoding phosphoglucomutase, chloroplastic — protein MASSSCLRIETIFSSTFSKLKQSNPNRNATNIISSSNSSRLLYPELPILRTTSPSFRSLSIKASSSTAIAEPEGIKINSLPTKPIEGQKTGTSGLRKKVKVFMQENYLANWIQALFNSLPPEDYKNGLLVLGGDGRYFNKEAAQIIIKIAAGNGVGKILVGKEGIISTPAVSAIIRKHRANGGFIMSASHNPGGPEYDWGIKFNYSSGQPAPESITDKIYGNTLSISEIKMADIPDVDLSSLGVAKHGNFIIEVVDPVSDYLELMENVFDFELIRSLLSRSDFRFIFDAMHAVTGAYAKPIFVDKLGASPNSILNGSPLEDFGHGHPDPNLTYAKDLVNIMYGENGPDFGAASDGDGDRNMILGRGFFVTPSDSVAIIAANSQGAIPYFKNGPKGLARSMPTSGALDRVAEKLNLPFFEVPTGWKFFGNLMDAGKLSICGEESFGTGSDHIREKDGIWAVLAWLSIIAHRNRDKKPGEKLISVSDIVKEYWATYGRNFFSRYDYEECKSEGANKMIDYLRDLISKSKPGEKYGSYVLQFADDFKYTDPVDGSVVSKQGVRFVFTDGSRIIFRLSGTGSAGATVRMYIEQFEPDVSKHEMDAQTALKPLIDLALSVSKLEDFTGREKPTVIT, from the exons ATGGCGTCCTCTTCCTGTTTAAGAATAGAAACCATCTTCTCTTCCACATTCTCTAAGCTTAAGCAATCTAATCCAAATCGAAATGCCACTAAtatcatttcttcttctaattcTTCTCGTCTTTTGTATCCAGAACTTCCTATTTTAAGAACAACCTCACCTTCTTTTCGCTCCCTCTCTATCAAAGCTTCCTCTTCGACTGCCATCGCTGAACCAGAAGGCATCAAGATTAATTCACTTCCAACTAAGCCTATTGAAGGTCAGAAGACAGGAACTAGTGGTCTTCGAAAGAAG GTTAAAGTTTTCATGCAAGAAAATTACCTAGCAAATTGGATCCag GcattatttaattcattacCGCCAGAGGATTACAAGAATGGGTTATTGGTCTTAGGAGGAGATGGTCGTTATTTCAACAAAGAAGCTGCACAg ATAATCATCAAAATTGCGGCTGGAAATGGTGTTGGTAAAATCTTAGTGGGCAA GGAAGGTATTATATCTACACCAGCTGTTTCTGCTATAATCAGAAAGCACAGG gCGAATGGTGGATTTATAATGAGTGCAAGTCATAATCCTGGAGGCCCTGAATATGATTGGGGTATCAAG TTTAATTATAGCAGTGGGCAACCTGCACCTGAATCAATCACCGACAAGATCTATGGGAATACCCTTTCT ATCTCTGAGATTAAAATGGCAGACATTCCTGATGTTGATCTTTCTTCTCTTGGAGTTGCAAAACATGGAAACTTCATTATTGAAGTAGTGGACCCAGTTTCTGATTATTTGGAGCTAATGGAG aatgtatttgattttgaacTCATCAGAAGTCTTCTTTCACGTTCAGATTTCAG GTTTATATTTGATGCCATGCATGCTGTTACTGGTGCTTATGCAAAGCCCATCTTTGTGGACAAGCTGGGGGCTAGTCCG aattcaattttaaatggaAGTCCTTTGGAGGATTTTGGGCATGGTCATCCTGATCCTAATCTTAC ATATGCCAAGGATTTGGTGAATATTATGTATGGTGAGAATGGGCCTGATTTTGGCGCTGCAAGTGATG GAGATGGTGACAGAAATATGATCCTAGGTAGAGGGTTTTTTGTTACTCCTTCAGATTCTGTTGCTATCATTGCTGCCAATTCGCAGGGAGCAATTCCATACTTCAAGAATGGCCCTAAG gGTTTAGCTCGGTCCATGCCAACAAGTGGTGCACTGGATCGTGTGgctgaaaaattaaatctacCTTTTTTTGAG gtCCCCACTGGCTGGAAATTTTTTGGAAATCTTATGGATGCTGGAAAGTTGTCAATTTGTGGGGAAGAAAGTTTTGGAACTGGTTCTGATCACATTCGTGAGAAGGATGGCATATG GGCAGTGTTAGCTTGGCTTTCAATTATTGCTCACAGAAATAGGGACAAGAAACCAGGGGAGAAGTTAATATCTGTTTCTGATATTGTGAAAGAATACTGGGCAACATATGgaagaaatttcttttctagatACGACTATGAA GAATGCAAGTCTGAAGGAGCAAATAAAATGATAGACTATCTTAGAGatttgatttctaagagcaaACCGGGTGAAAAGTATG GAAGTTATGTCCTTCAGTTTGCTGATGACTTCAAGTACACTGATCCT GTCGATGGAAGTGTGGTCTCAAAGCAAGGGGTCCGGTTTGTTTTTACTGATGGGTCAAGGATCATTTTCCGGTTATCT GGAACTGGATCTGCAGGTGCAACTGTTAGAATGTATATCGAACAGTTTGAACCTGATGTGTCTAAACACGAGATGGATGCCCAAACAGCCTTAAAACCGTTAATAG ACCTGGCATTGTCTGTATCAAAGTTGGAGGACTTCACAGGAAGGGAGAAGCCTACAGTCATCACATAA